GTACACATTTGCCGCAAACGACTATGGCCGCCCGTACGCCTTCAGGATATACAACGAGGACGACACGCCGTTTGACGCGACCACGTACGGCCTGCCAACAATCAAGGTCTTTGGCATTTCTGGCAACGCGGCCATACAACCGCTGGCAGGCAGCTGGACCGCACAGAACCAGGGAGCAGGCGCGTTTTCCTTTGCGCAGTCAAACTGCCTGACTGCATCCGGCCCGCACTACATTGAAGTCCAGCTGGAAAAGCCCGGCGTGGCGACAAGCACCGGGCGGCGCAGGATAACAGTCACGCCAAGCCCATAGTTCTCTTTTCTTTTTGCCTGCATTGAAGATGCGTGAACCTGCGTTTCTGGCGGCCAAAGCAAGAGGTCTATGGCGTCACGCTTTCAGAGCCGAGTACTAACTCGTCGTCCCAGGTCTCTGACTATTCGCAGTACCAGCTGTACGTCAGGCCCGAGGTCGACTTTCAGACGTGCTACGAATACTACCGCACAATAGGCAAGGTGCAGAACGCCGTCGAGTCGTACGTCGCCGAGATCCTGTCGCGGGACTGGTACTTTGAGGGCGCGCAGGAAGGCGTGCAGGCGTGCGAAGAGTGGGAGGACCGGTTCAACCTCTCGCGCATCATCGAATACATTGTCCGCGACTGGCTCGTATGCGGAAATTCCATCATCGGCATCTCTGACTGGCAGCCCGTGCAAATATCGTCGATAGCAGGCGTAAGGCGCAGCCCGTACGGGATTGCAGAGCAGTTCGTGCAGGTAGTCAACGGCCGGGAGGTGCCTCTTGACGCGTCGCGCTTTATCCACACGCAGTACATCGAGGTAAACCGCGAGGCGTGGGGCATCGGCATGTTCCACTCGCTCCTGACAACGTTTGACTATGGCAGCAGGAAAAGGTCGCTTCCGCACCTGGAGATCTACCGGCGGCAGATACAGCTTTTCTACAAGATACTGGAAAGGTACGGCTCGCCGGTGACCGTGTGGTTCTTTGAGAACGTGGCCAAGGCCGAGTTTGACCGGCAGGTCGAGGAGCTGCGGGCGCTGGAGCCGGGCGACAGGCGCATACTTTCAAAAAAGGTCGAGATAGCGACAGAGACTGTCGACGCGCGGGGCAACCTCATCAACGCGACGTCGCCGGTGATAAACCAGGAAATCGAGGCAGGGTTGCAGACGTCTGCGAACCGGCTGATAACGCAGCCGAGCGCGATGGCAGATGCCAGAATAGGATCAGAGTACGATGACTCGAAAACTACTGCGATCATGGAAAAGATCAGGCGCGTAATGAATGTCTTGATAATTCCAAAGATAACGTTAGCAAGAGTGGAGTTCAAGTGGGGCAAAAAAGACAACTTTGAATTTGATTTCAATCAGTTATTGCAGGCCAAGAGCGCCGGATTTGTTTCTTCAGAAGAAGGCAGGGCGATCCTGCAGTCTGTTGGCTGGAAACTGGATGACAATCTTTTCAACGCACAGCAGCAATTACAAAAGCAGGAAGACTTTCGTTTTTTAAATGAAAGAGTGCGGCATATAATTTGCAGCACTCTTCAGGAATTCAATCCATACCACGATGAACGCGGCCGTTTTGCTAGTGCTACAGGCGCCACTAATTTCTCTGTCGTAGCAACAAAAAGACCAAGAAATTCAAAAGTCAACATAAATGAGCCCATTATACAATCTGAAACACCTACTGAGCAA
The sequence above is drawn from the Nitrososphaera viennensis EN76 genome and encodes:
- a CDS encoding phage portal protein family protein produces the protein MNLRFWRPKQEVYGVTLSEPSTNSSSQVSDYSQYQLYVRPEVDFQTCYEYYRTIGKVQNAVESYVAEILSRDWYFEGAQEGVQACEEWEDRFNLSRIIEYIVRDWLVCGNSIIGISDWQPVQISSIAGVRRSPYGIAEQFVQVVNGREVPLDASRFIHTQYIEVNREAWGIGMFHSLLTTFDYGSRKRSLPHLEIYRRQIQLFYKILERYGSPVTVWFFENVAKAEFDRQVEELRALEPGDRRILSKKVEIATETVDARGNLINATSPVINQEIEAGLQTSANRLITQPSAMADARIGSEYDDSKTTAIMEKIRRVMNVLIIPKITLARVEFKWGKKDNFEFDFNQLLQAKSAGFVSSEEGRAILQSVGWKLDDNLFNAQQQLQKQEDFRFLNERVRHIICSTLQEFNPYHDERGRFASATGATNFSVVATKRPRNSKVNINEPIIQSETPTEQHRIRARKSDTKLSQQD